A segment of the Patescibacteria group bacterium genome:
TTCAATTGAGTGGGCGAGAACATTTTGTCCGTAACTTGTTCTAAAATGGAGGCGACCTACAATATGTACAATTCGTGGATCTAAATTGAAGATTCCACATTCATATACTGCCTGTTCACCCTTTTCTTTAATAACTTTATTAATTTCATTCTTTGCTTTTTCAACCATTTCTTCTATTTTTGCAGGTTGAATACGGCCATCAGCAATAAGATAATCAAGGGCAACACGAGCAATTTGTCGTCGGACAGGATTAAATGATGAAATAGTAATTGCACCAGGAGTATCATCAATAATGATTTCTACACCAGTTGCACGTTCGAAAGCTTTAATATTTCGGCCTTCTTTACCAATAATCTTACCTTTGATTTCATCATTAGGAATTGGCACGCTTGTTGCCATAACATCTGATGACATTGAATTACCAAGGCGCTGTATAGCAGTGGTTAAGATTTCTTGGGCACGTTTTTCAAGAGTTTCTTGGCCCTGCATCTCTAATTTCTGCATTCGTACCAAAATATCTTCTTCATATTTCTTTTCTACAATGACCGTTATGGCGGATCGGGCTTCTCCTTCAGTCATTCGTGCTACATGCTCAAGTTCCCGATGCTTTTGTGCCTCGAGATTGTCTGCTTTTTCCTTAATAGCCTTAATTTCAGCTATCTTTTGCTTTAATACTTCAACTTCCTGATCAATATCAACCTGTCTGTTATCTAAAAGTTCTTCTTTTTTAATCAGACGGTCCTCAGTTTTCTTCAGTTTATCTTCTTTTTCCTTTATTTCTGCGCGTACTTCTCGTAAGGTATCGATTGATTTTTTCTCAGCATCAGCAGTAATTCTCTTTGATTCTTCTTGAGCATCTGAGAGAATTCGCTTGATTTCGGATTCAACTGAACCCTTTTTACTAAGAGCTATAGCCAATCGCAGGAAATAACCCCCTACGAGTCCAATGCATCCGATCGCAATCGAAAGCATAAGCGCTAATTGTAATGACATTGTTTCACAGTGGTCTCACCGCAAGCTGTATCTTTATGCGTCTGTTAGTCTGAGTTCAGTAAAGAAAGGAATAGAGGGGTTCAGCACGCAGAAGGCAATCAACAGCAAGGCCACCAATTAATATTTACTAATGATTTTATCATACAAGAGATCTAGCTTTTTGTCGAGAATAGGCTTTTTTATACAAAAACCCATACAGTAAATCTGTATGGGTTTTGATTTAGATGATTTTGTCGATAATACCGTATTTCTTGGCTTCTTCTGCATCCATGAAGTAATCTCGTTCAACGTCTCTCTCAATTCGGGCAACTGTTTGACCAGTATTCTTTGCCATAATTTGATTGAGTCTCTCTCGAGTCTTTAAGATTTGCTTTGCTGTTACTTCAATATCTGATGCTCGGCCTTCTGCTCCTCCTGATGGCTGGTGAATCATGATCTCAGAGTTGGGAAGGGCAAATCGCTTGCCTTTAGTACCAGCTGAGAGCAAAAGTGCTCCTGCAGATGCTGCAATACCAATACATACGGTAGAAACATCAGGCTTGATGTGATTCATTGTATCAAGCATTGCGAGTGCTGCAGTTACAGATCCTCCGGGAGAGTTTATATAAAGAGAAATGTCTTTCTTTGAATCTTCTGACTGAAGGAAGAGCAACTGAGCAACCACGATGTTTGCTACAGTGTCATCAATAGGACCACCAAGGAAAATAATTCGTTCTTTTAATAAACGTGAATAAATATCGTATGCTCGTTCTCCATTGGGAGACTTTTCAATAACTGTTGGAATTAAATAGCTCATATGTGTATATTATAACCGAATTGGTATATTAGTAAATACTTATATATCGTAACTGAATGGGCTTAGTATATGAAAGCGAAAGGTGAAATGCAAATTTAGTTGTTTCTGGTAGTATGTCCTTATGAAACTCCAAAGATTCTTTATTGAAGAGCAGCTCCGAAATAAAAAAGACATTACCCTTTATGACGATGATTTGATTCATCAGCTCAAGGACGTTTTTCGATTGCGGGTAGGGGATCAAATAATGCTGTTGGACAATTCTGGTTTTGAATATTTGGCAGAAGTTGTGCTATTGGCCAGAGGAAAGGGAGAAATCAAGATTATTGATCAATCAGCTGCAATAAATGTACCTAAAGAAGAGGTGTGGCTTTTTGCATCGCTTATAAAGAAGGATAATTATGAATGGATTTTGGAAAAGTGTACTGAGCTTGGAGTTTCACATTTTGTCCCAATTGTTTCAGACAGGACTGAAAAGAAAGACTTAAATAGTGAACGAGCACAGAAAATTATTAAAGAGGCATCTGAGCAGTCAGAGCGTGGAGTTATGCCTGTCTTATATGATGTGCACACGCTTGAACAAACACTGGAAAAGTATGCAGGTACATTTCCTATCTATGCTTTTCATATCGGACAAGAATTCCCAAAGTTTAATTATTCTGAAATTAAAAATAAGCATGCAGATAGAAATGCATCACTCAAGCTTCCTGAAGAACCGATTGGGATTTTTGTTGGACCAGAAGGCGGATGGACTGAAAAAGAAGTAGAACTATTTAAACAACATTCAGTGCAAATTTATTCTTTAGGGAATCAAGTGTTGCGCGCAGAGACTGCGGCTATAGCAATAAGTTCATTGGTTTTGCTATAATGTCTCTAAGCTAATTAAAAATACTATGTCAGAAAAGATTCCAGAATCGAATATACTTAGATTACCAGAAGATG
Coding sequences within it:
- the rny gene encoding ribonuclease Y, with translation MSLQLALMLSIAIGCIGLVGGYFLRLAIALSKKGSVESEIKRILSDAQEESKRITADAEKKSIDTLREVRAEIKEKEDKLKKTEDRLIKKEELLDNRQVDIDQEVEVLKQKIAEIKAIKEKADNLEAQKHRELEHVARMTEGEARSAITVIVEKKYEEDILVRMQKLEMQGQETLEKRAQEILTTAIQRLGNSMSSDVMATSVPIPNDEIKGKIIGKEGRNIKAFERATGVEIIIDDTPGAITISSFNPVRRQIARVALDYLIADGRIQPAKIEEMVEKAKNEINKVIKEKGEQAVYECGIFNLDPRIVHIVGRLHFRTSYGQNVLAHSIEMAHIAGMIAEELGANVSIAKAGALLHDIGKAVDHEVQGTHVEIGRRILQKFGAQEEIIKAMQAHHGEYPYETVESVIVQVADAISGSRPGARRDTVENYLKRLEDLEGIANSFKGVEKAYALQAGREIRVFITPQDVNDLESKTIAREIAQRIENELKYPGEIKVTVIRETRVIEFAR
- the clpP gene encoding ATP-dependent Clp endopeptidase proteolytic subunit ClpP — its product is MSYLIPTVIEKSPNGERAYDIYSRLLKERIIFLGGPIDDTVANIVVAQLLFLQSEDSKKDISLYINSPGGSVTAALAMLDTMNHIKPDVSTVCIGIAASAGALLLSAGTKGKRFALPNSEIMIHQPSGGAEGRASDIEVTAKQILKTRERLNQIMAKNTGQTVARIERDVERDYFMDAEEAKKYGIIDKII
- a CDS encoding RsmE family RNA methyltransferase, with product MKLQRFFIEEQLRNKKDITLYDDDLIHQLKDVFRLRVGDQIMLLDNSGFEYLAEVVLLARGKGEIKIIDQSAAINVPKEEVWLFASLIKKDNYEWILEKCTELGVSHFVPIVSDRTEKKDLNSERAQKIIKEASEQSERGVMPVLYDVHTLEQTLEKYAGTFPIYAFHIGQEFPKFNYSEIKNKHADRNASLKLPEEPIGIFVGPEGGWTEKEVELFKQHSVQIYSLGNQVLRAETAAIAISSLVLL